From Cannabis sativa cultivar Pink pepper isolate KNU-18-1 chromosome 8, ASM2916894v1, whole genome shotgun sequence, a single genomic window includes:
- the LOC133030387 gene encoding uncharacterized protein LOC133030387, whose amino-acid sequence MRNKQQEQPVALIVATLLLDEILTLAWTTLDHWRKAQDTCLLSSSLLSDGNNLEQWMKPVTNTIKINVDGATFEKDNAYRFGVVACDSDGKVIDFVAKYYHGSYHAEVVKALGVKEALSWLKCKSWNMVEVETDSLLTVQAIFSKQQMSSVFGLVINDCKILLSSLPNTSLHFIRRSTNQVAHFVARRSRSYFDSGIPYVDVIADFQANL is encoded by the exons ATGAGAAATAAGCAACAGGAGCAGCCGGTTGCCTTAATCGtcgcaactcttcttcttgacgaa ATTCTCACTTTAGCTTGGACTACTCTTGACCACTGGCGTAAAGCTCAAGACACTTGTTTGTTATCATCTTCTCTTTTGAGTGATGGTAACAACCTTGAGCAGTGGATGAAACCCGTTACAAATACGATCAAGATCAACGTTGATGGTGCCACCTTTGAGAAAGATAATGCCTACAGGTTTGGTGTTGTTGCTTGTGACTCGGATGGCAAGGTTATTGATTTTGTTGCCAAGTACTACCACGGGTCTTACCATGCTGAGGTTGTTAAGGCCTTAGGGGTTAAGGAGGCACTTAGTTGGTTAAAATGTAAGAGTTGGAACATGGTAGAGGTGGAAACCGATAGTTTGCTCACTGTTCAGGCAATCTTTAGTAAGCAGCAAATGTCTTCTGTCTTTGGTTTGGTTATTAATGATTGTAAAATTCTTTTATCCTCTCTACCTAATACTAGTCTACATTTTATTAGACGATCAACAAATCAAGTCGCCCACTTTGTGGCTAGGCGCTCTCGGTCTTACTTTGATTCTGGCATTCCGTATGTTGATGTTATAGCTGATTTTCAGGCCAATTTGTAA